The Vanessa atalanta chromosome 4, ilVanAtal1.2, whole genome shotgun sequence genome segment ACAATACTATTCTGCCGTACTACTCGTTATACAtacccatatttttttattataaaacagcactataattattgtttatccaAAGAAATCACGccaagaattatattaaatttgcagAGTAggatataattatacaagtttTCTCATTTTTATAATGAGGAAAGTTTTGTTCAAAGaacattaaagaataataacaaGATCGTTTATTAAGTAACTTTGACTAACCATAAATCATAACGTTTTATTAATTGCAGGTCAAAACATCACAGCAGCTCTGCGTTGAAATTAAAAGGCCGTGCTTAGGATACGCGGACACGTGCGACTTGGTATTTCAGAACGGGCCCACCTCCGTCAGAAAATATGCACCTTACGCCAGGTAAAACTTGAAGCTTATTAACAATAGCTATAGTAAATACATACTATTTTAGTAAACTGATAGCTTATCGTGTGAAATTCTCCTAGACCAATGTCACCTTGACAAAAGTTGATCCACCAAACTTAATGGAGAATCGTCAACTGTATTTGAGCAAAAAGGTGTAGTTATTCTCTCATTCTCATTCCGAACGGTTGGCAATCAGGCACAACCAGAGAGCGTGCATTCCTCCTTTCTTTAAGCGCTTTCTTAGGTTAGAAAGTATTACATTAACTTCAAAACTTTGGAATGCATCTGGAAATTTCttgatagaaaaattaaatatcattatattggCCTAACCCAGGACTTGAACGTCTTGCTAGCGAGGTACTAGGGAGCGagaatcattattaattataataaaaaacatttcattttaacttggtggtagggctttttgcaaaccCGTCTTTGTttgtacaacccactcatcgcCATTATCCACTAGCGCCAAGCAGAAAtgcttagtattgatgtgttctagTTTGGAAGGCAAGAGAGTCatcgtaactacaggcacaagggacattacatattagttttctatatttggCGCTACTTCTGTTCTTCTTCTTGGAAACTTTGCACATTAATGGTAAATAAGCTTCACCTATCGATTAGCTGTTCGTAATGTACAAATACATATGTAGTAATTCAATATACctatgcatttatttataattgtatatatatattatttaggtaaATATGTTGGTATTATAGTTTAATCTTATAAACTACCCTCCTCAGACGGTTTTATCTTAATACACTCGAGGTTGCCTGTGAGATCGCTATTCGAGATAAGACAGCCTTAGCACGTAATTTAGTTTTcttattatcttttgttttatgtttccGCAGAATATATTGCATTCGTAATTGATTACAATACAGATATTGTTTATCAAACACTTATACATGCTCgtcacaattttaaaaacaaggaTGTCTAAATAAATCTTTCTTTGTATAACTGTTATTCGTGATTGTATAATTTCTGAACAGGTTCATAGATACGCTAAAATCGATATCGCTAGTcgagttattaaaaattatattggacCAAAATAAGAAAGACACAATCgaacttatttttatacgttGGCTTAGTGCCAATGTCTCCGATATATTTCGAGCAACACCGCGATATTGGTATTTGATAGTAATTGACATAAAATGTAGCCCTTCAATAGTTTCggatgaaaatttatttcaaaataattaaattatatttccacTTCGATGCGGTATCACTTATCAGTAGCAGCGTCTGATATTATATGACAAGATatggttattataataatgttatataattatcaatCGTAGAATATCAATTCATTCGGGAATTTCGgaaaatttgcatttatttactatttccaGGAGTTCCATCGTCTGGAACCAATTTTGTGGGCGGAATACAGTCATGGTTAACATAAATTTTCTGATTTAGGTACTTGTTTTATTCGATCTTAACAAACAAAGATTGcgaggtaaataaaatattgtaaatatatagttaaaatcAGTTCATGAcgtaatatgaaaattaatatttgtggcAAATTACTTTGCTCTCTTAGAATATATGTATCTTTGAAACGTCTTTGCTTTCAGTCTtggttgaaatttttttttttataatgaaggtAATTTTAAGCCACGCAGTACAATTAAAGGGGTATTTCTAATGACTCTTAGTGGTTTGGTAATTTCGGTCTGTTTTGAACTTGCCATTGCAAAGGCTTACCGCTGGTATTATGATTGAAATCTGTAAGCGGtataacagtaatattttttaacaatcaatATGCAAATGTAACTCTTTATATTGTTGAACATTACTTTAGCTTGCACTTAACTAAGCAGATGAAACATCTAACTTAGAGCGTATAACCGAGAAGCATGGCCGGGTTAACTATATCAAGGCCTCAAGACAATGCACGTCTCGAGGCCCCTTAGCCCTttgtaatttcttaaattaataatgtatataatatgtttaaaatacaaagttatgttatttaaatacaattatatatgtatataatatatcctgcctggaagtcagaAAGTATTAGcgtcacgctttttatcatctatataatgaaTAATCTGCTTTTTTAGTAACGCTTTCGCCTTCCAATGTGTGGGAAGGCTCATCATATCTTAGATTCATTGGTATTTGGCGTCGCCTTGAccttttgcaaataaaaaaatatttgtggaaaatattaagaaatattttattataatgtttgataATTTTCCTATCAGGGAGCTTGCTGACTGGGCACTGGCTGTCACTCACTTAGGAGCGTGCTGCGTTTACGTTGTGGTTGTCGCAGAATCGTTTAAGCAAGTAAGTTAACAACGCTATTTATTCATTAGAAACTATTCACCGCCATTTTAAATCTAAGCGCCtgcaaaaatttaatttgttcaatATATGTACATCGTAATCTATAAAATGCGTTTCATATTTGATAAGGCGCTTaatgtaatatgtttattagtAGGTGCattttattcctaaaaaaaataaagtatgacTTTTTTGTGTAATCATAAGGAGGACCAGCATACGCGCCaactgatggtgagtggtcaccaccacataGATATgagcgctgtaaaaaatattaaccaacccttacatcgccaaagcaccaccaacctcgggagctaaaatgtttttacttttctttcattgtttcacacacccttcaaccgaaacaatacaatactaagtatttctatttggcggttgaatatctgatgagtgggtgatacctactcaGATGAGCTTACAAAGGACTACTACCTAGTAATATGCCAAAGACACTGTGTTCAAAATcagtaaataactaaatatatcaaTGAGCACGACAAAGTTGAGAATTATTAAACCCGTCTGATTAACACTAGTAAGTTTcctaacatatacatatttctattttagGTATCAGATGTATACGGTGGCCCAAATTGGTCAGTTACGGTGTTCTGCGCTTTAACGTTAGTTATATTAATACCGTTGACACAAATCACAAAACTGAAGTACTTAGTGCCGTTTTCGGCATTGGCAAACTTTGTATGGCTAACTTCAATAtgcatttcaatatattattgccTGAGATCGCCTCCTTCAATATCATCAAGGAATCTGTCAACGTCGATTTCTGGTTTACCTAATTTTATAaggtaagttatattttattaaacatgcaTATATTCTGATGATCCTCATACATACAATGAATGCTGAGGAGCCTCAAATAGCCCAGTGGTCCACATCTGAATCTACCAAAGATTGTAAgtgatgaattttcatgtgctcaatttgggattataattcatctcgtacacggcggtgaaggaaatatTTCGCGGAAAATAAAATCTGCCACGTGATCCCACCAATCCatgttggagcagcgtggtggaataagcttctaAATGTATACTGAAATGGCAAAGAGATAACGCATTGGGACATTTAAGGGCAGGTTACATGTTACTGGCGGTTagttgtttttacttttacaaaGTCGATTTTATAggttttgtttgaaattatgaGTTTCaagctataaaattataaaccagCCAGATACAAGATGGGCTCCTCTGTAAATGGATCCTCACTATTCAAATTCTGGTATTTAAAAACAGTGGATTCAGATAAATCAGTCCACGGGGGACAGACAAAAAGCTGGACGAGAGTAATCCTATAAGCTTTCAATTGTTTATGGATATACGAATCCCTAAAAACGCAATAAGATCCTAATTCGTGATTTCAATCTACATGGTGAAATATTCGACTTTGAATCATgttctataataaaaacttaaagctTTTCCGAacgtaatgtaaaaaatatccttgtttaatttaattttgaaatagacatatttaatttacgagattattttatttgtagtagtttttaatttacaatagtaTAATGTAATAGTCTGtctagataattaaaataatttgaacattATATGTATTGCTGCCTAACACTACAATTCAGCTTTTTACGATTTGAGGTCTAACTACTAGACGCTCGCCTATGAATATGTACAgggaataaatacaaaacaggATTTACATCTCGCATAAGTTTCCATTAAGAAAAGTTTTCACGAGTTTCACTTAACACTAAATTTTATAGCAAGTAggcattgaattttcatttgtgcACAGTCTCCGTTCCGTGTAAAGTAGTAAAGTATAACCTCTTACGAGAACTTTACAAGGCATCGCGATCGTGCCGTACCAGACGGTCGCTCGTCCTAATCCAATACTAAGTCGAATACGAAACGGCCACTGTCTTTACAGTTAAGTATTGACTTTGAATAGTACTCGTTCACTAGGACATAAGGGCAACACGACATATCCAAGCGTGGAAAAACGGGAAATACCATTAAGAATTCCTTTTGGCACAACCTAATTACCTTCTCATATGCATATAGTTGCCTACATGTACGGTGTTGTTTATGCACGGGTCAATTTCACTGTCAAAAGACAACCATCAGGAAAACCAACAGGAAAAGGAACTTAATTTCCTTTAATATAAgacataaatattatcacaCTAAAGTGTTTAATGCGAATACTGCCTAacataaataaggtatatttattaaatacaaatatatttaaaccaaacggattttattacataaaattttattcaaatttaagtaTGTCATTCCGTACGATTGATAGACAAATGCTTCTCTTTATCTTCAGGAGATTATTCCACAGGGCTGCTTACATTGCGAATTGGTACAAATCCTTACAATGCTTTCTTTCATCTCCAAACAGGAGAtgaattaatgtattttgtagATTGAGAACATGAAAATACAAGAGTTGTTTGAACAGATTTGAGGTAGCACATCTATATTCTCAATTCAACTATAACTTctaacgaaattaaaataacttgtgATAAATTTAGAAACTttgaataatacttaaatactcTTTTTTAGCACAAGTTTATTCGCTATGGAAGGTATCGGTGTAGTTATGCCGATAGAGAATGAAATGACCAAACCTCATCAATTTTTGGGCTGCCCGGGCGTGTTGAACATTGCCATGACAGCCGTTGTTGCTTTATATGCCTTCGTCGGCTTTAgcggttatttaaattttggagAAGGCGTCAGAGGGAGCCTGACACTCAATTTACCTCAAGATGAAATGTGAGTaccatttgtaaattttaataactatttaaaaaccaAGGTAGCGTCTAACCGACAATTCTGACAACAAAGATATCTCGGCAATCATCCCGTTAAACGTGCGTAGGAGTTTAAGGGCAGGTCCTTAACCTTCTTGACTGTAAGAGTCTCCTAAATAATGTACACTTTAAATGTACTTGCCTCAACGCGAGAaatcaaaaattgttttttgtgcCCTTTGTGAATATGATTATTCAAAGAAAGTGTACttgttaaattgtaaagaattagatataattaattcaaaaaatattgaatacaataatagattacataatatatttaaaccttaacttttttacttgttttatatactttttcgtttttatttttattttaagttgtcatatatttgttttacctAAAAAGTCTTGTTATAATtgcttgttaaataaattaatgactcGTTATACATAAGTCatataagataagataatgataaacatttaatttttatattaaatctttctTTTTGATACATAAATCAACAGGCATattgtacaaattttatatgtgtgtatataaaagattaatgaCCATGATCTTAGAGGGAAGGAGGTGAAGAGAACGACCTAAGAAAAGATGGAGTGTGTGAGGAGGAATATGAGAGAGATGTGAACATGTGAACGATCAGATGGCGAATAATAgaggagatattttttttatgatatagttaggcGAAGGAGCAAATGGggctcctgatggtaagttgtcaccaccacccatagacaatagccctgtaagaaatattaaccattccgtacatcgccatgtgccaccaaccttgggaactaagatattatgtccctgatgtctatagttacactggctcaatcaccttcaaaccggaacacaacaacactgggtactgctgtttggtggtacaatatctgatgatatGGTGATATATACTCAGACGGGGtagcacaaaggcctaccaccaagaaaatggaaataaaagacaaaatgtCGATTTATTTTAccctataaaaaaacaataattttatgaagtatATATCAGTGTAAATACATTATACTGAAAACGTTGTTACAAACGAAGTTTGGTTTTCCGTTATTCaaattttacacataatttttttttcagattagCACAAATAGCGAAAATATTGGTAGCATGCGTGATGGTGTTATCGTACGCTCTAATATTCTACGTGCCAGTGGATGTGATTTGGAGACGGATACAGGAGAAGATTCCCGCTAGAAGTCATCGGTGGGGCATGGCTGGATTGAGATTATTTGGAACACTATTTACAGGTATGTTTTTTGTGATGAAATCCGTtcgtgttttataattattgttgcaAGTTGTAGATAAGTTTATAAAAAGCCAaaacttattacaattttacaaattaagtcTCTTAAATATCCTATCTTGTGAAGAACTGGATACTCATTCAAGTTAAATGGTTcttataacgtaaaaaaatctgtgttaaaatttcaagttacagattataataataaatgaaaaagatatAATCAAGACTTTATTTGTTTCAGTCGGTCTAGCATGTGCCATACCGAGACTAGAACTCTTTATGGAATTAGTGGGCGCTGTATGTCTATCTATAATGGGCCTTTCACTTCCTGCTATCGTGGAAACGGTATGGAGATGGGGCAAAGATCTTGGACCTTACCATTGGATCCTGTGGAAGAACTGcctaattgtattattttctttagtaGCTTTAGTGTCTGGAGTgacgttttcaataaaatctatGATTGATAATTTGTGATATAAACGATGgctgtgtaaataatttaaacgatatatttatacttttattttaagtttgtttGAAATGTATGATAAATGTTCCGTAAGCAATTACatatcttgaaataaaactagtttttttaacggatttaatcgcgtatattaattattttattttaacatcccgacgtttcgagcactttgcagtgttcgtggtcacgggcagaccaccaatatacgcgattaaatccgttaaaaaaactagttttatttcaatgtgtaataatcgcgaaaatctaagacaacattaattacatatctatatgttttttgtaataatttttaaaatacacaaataaaattaaatagtataagaTTCTAACCATGAAGATAATCCATGAAATAAACAGATCTATACAgacgaatacatttttatgattatgCAACCATTTATACGAGAAAGGGATCAGATAACTCCTCAAGGGAGCCGTCGGATCTTCGACCACTGTCAATATGACGCATAAGTTagaatgttatgtcccttagaATGTATTTGTGCTACACTCGCCCTTCAATCTGGAATTCAGCAATACAAAGTTTCACTGTATTGCCGTAGAATAACTGAAGATAAATCGTATTTCTTTGCCGGATTTAACTGAAactctgtaataatatttcctCTATAGAAAAACTAGATATTCATCGCgtacaaaatttcaaattattttcaggAGCGCGGCGACGCGGACGTATTAAAGTTTTCAAAGAAACTGTCAACTCAATATAATTCTTAGAGTAATATACTATCTCGAATGCAGTTAGTATCTTggtatgattatattatattttaaaccattattattaattacaatttcaaattaattttgtaaaatgtaattatattcatataaatttaaaccaacCTGAATAACCAACTAAACatgtatagataattaattCGATAAGAAGAGTCTTTAGatttagaaaagaaaatatataattaccatTTCTTACGCACACAATCACAGGATAAATATATTCGCATGTGTTATATTTCagttaataaatgaaaacgcctattcattaaaattatgacgtataaaaaaatatttgctataaCAAGTTTACAGGCGCTACAAACACGTTCAAGACGATTTTCAAGATATCaagttataaagtaaatataaaaaaataaaaaaaaccttaattaaataattaatcatttaaacatATGACATTTATTCTGATAccgattaaataatatagtgaaGCTTAGACCATATGTTATCGTCCATAAGAATATCAGTCACTGCACTCCCTTACTCTTCCAAATtttgtgaataatttaaatactaatgtcaatttaaaatcctaaattcataatttaaatttcatataaaaatgtaagtaacAATTTGATTCATGCATACACGCAAGCACTTACGCACACACGTAAATCAATTCTGTTTATCATACTAAATGgcttaaaagaaaacaaaacggTCACCAAAGATTTTCTTCTATATTTTTCAAAGCTTTCATcttaaaacacttttaaaataaacacgatTATGATTGTCAGATTTTATgacaatattacaatatttatatattcatatataaaatatatatatagaaaactaaacaataaataGGAGTTGAGTAAATACCctttggtatttttatattttaacaagcacgtattatgataaaaatcttTACTTGAGTTTTATTCGTCACGTAGgatgattttattatgttatcattatttttcgAGAAGGACAACACTACTAAGAGGGACATTCCGTTCTACAATGTTTACCAaagctataatttaaataaacaagtgaATAACAATACCAGTTTTCATAGAATTACCAATATTTCTTTGTTCCTCTTCTATCGTGTAAAGCATAATATGGATCACCCTGACGACCAAACCTGTGACGTTGTTACGCGATATTGAgacgacttttttttaatgatataggttggcggacgggcCTATGGTTAcctctgcccatagacattagtgctataagaaatattaaccattccttacatcaccaatgcgccaccaagcttgggaactaagatgttatatcccttgtgcctgtagttacactggctcacacacctttcaaaccggaacaaaataatactaaatattactgctttgcggtagaatatatgatacgTGAAAggttaacctaacctaacctacccagacgtgcttgcaagcctaccaccaagaaattcACATTCGAAAGCGTTTccctattttttaaaataacatatttttataataaatgattattttaaatcataaactaTTTCGGGAGACAAACACCATGTCTGCTAACATTTAGTTTCACATTATAAACACgccaaatgtttaattaatacattatttacttttttacctattttttttaaatgtttgaccAGTGATACTCATATATTAAACCAGCATTTTGTTTGaagatgaataaatataaattaaaaatctggttgcaaattaaattagagtgatgtgatttgtttttatttatcatatttatttatttattttaagactttATTGACCACAACAAAGTAaatgaaggcattctctgccagtcaacctcaTAGTATTTTTCAGTAATTGCtgtttttattaccaaaattatttctatatttaaaagaaattaaacaaattggATGGACTTTTTTGGTCATCTCTAAAATTCAGtgttaataaaaactgtttttttttaatataaaaatatttgtaagcatgtttttcttaattatacttgtaataaataattatgttatgtagTACTAGCACTGCAATCCCCGATCTATAACCTTGTTggaaaagtgttttttttcaaCATGCCAGAATCAAAAactattaacataacataacataagcagcccgtaaatgtcccagtgctgggataaaggcctcctctccctttgaggagaaggtttggagcatattccaccacgctgctccaatgcgggttggcggaatacacatgtggcagaatttcgttgaaattagacacatgcaggtttcctcacgatgttttccttcaccgccgagcacgagatgaattataaacacaaattaagcacatgaaatttcagtggtgcctgcctgggtttgaacccgaaatcatcggttaagatgcacgcgttctaaccactgggccatttcggctcaaaaactattacaaaaattCAAATCTAATAAATAGATGAGACTTATGATGAGCCGAGATGttacccagtggttagaacgcgtacatcttgaccgatgattgcagattcaaacccaggaaagcagcattgaatttccatgtgcttaatt includes the following:
- the LOC125077927 gene encoding proton-coupled amino acid transporter-like protein pathetic, whose product is MEKVIATPPIKKGSDAYSSKIELAYNGSREDLDPYVPADHRPLESNTSSFGALAHLLKASLGSGVLAMPLAFKNAGLLVGVVGTMIIGFVCAHVITVLVKTSQQLCVEIKRPCLGYADTCDLVFQNGPTSVRKYAPYARELADWALAVTHLGACCVYVVVVAESFKQVSDVYGGPNWSVTVFCALTLVILIPLTQITKLKYLVPFSALANFVWLTSICISIYYCLRSPPSISSRNLSTSISGLPNFISTSLFAMEGIGVVMPIENEMTKPHQFLGCPGVLNIAMTAVVALYAFVGFSGYLNFGEGVRGSLTLNLPQDEILAQIAKILVACVMVLSYALIFYVPVDVIWRRIQEKIPARSHRWGMAGLRLFGTLFTVGLACAIPRLELFMELVGAVCLSIMGLSLPAIVETVWRWGKDLGPYHWILWKNCLIVLFSLVALVSGVTFSIKSMIDNL